The stretch of DNA TTTAGTTCAAATATTTGCCGTTTTGGTTGCGAATTTAATTTGGACTATTTGGTTTCAAGACAGAATTTATAATATGCCTAATTGCAAAGTTTCATTTCTGATTTTTAAAACAATACACCAAGAGATGCTTCGCATGGGAGATGCATTCTGGGTACAAGTAAATCGTCCTCTTGATCCATTAtgtatttgaaaagaaaaatcttcATAGTCATCCATGTTGAACGTGCTTGTTTATCATCTTCATTATTTGGAAATGATGTAATTTCAAATGTAAAATCatctataaattttaaattcccgTGAGATGAACAATATAATCTTTATGATGTACTGTTAACTgcatttgaaatattattttaaggAATCATCATGGACAATAAAAATGATCTTTTATGTAATATCTTCACTCCCCCAAAAATATAGATGTCTACCTCCACAATCATGGTGTGGATAGTGTTAGTCAATTTCATCGCCATCACTTATCACTGGGAGTACCATTGTTCTTCTAGTAATTATCATAAAACTTTTACTTTTTTGGACTTGATAGATATCCCAACTTTTCACTTGGGGTTAGCTCATGTTATTAGGGAGGTGAGTGTGTGTTCAGGTGCTCAAGCCTGGACATTTCTCTTATAGaaagataaaagaaataatttattCTAATTCAGAATTTTAATGAACAGCTACAACTTTGACAAGCTGGCATCTTTTGGTCACATTTTGCTCGCTTCACGTAGCACTATGGATGAAACTGTTTGAACATAAGCCTTTTGATGCAAGAGCTGTCATGGGATTTGGTGTACTAAATGGAATCTCCATTGGACTTCTGAATCTTAGCTTGGGTTTCAACTCTGTTGGTTTCTATCAGGtgaaccttttttttttgggtagaaTGTACATTTTGATTATGAATTGTAGGACAATTTACTAGACCAAATaaagcatttttttttcctttcttcctCGTTTCCTGTAAATGCTTTTATTTCATTGCTAAAGATATCCTTTTTGTTATGGTGGTTTATTATCTTTCTCTAATGGTATGACAATGTTTCTACATTTTGTTTTTCGGGAGCTCTCAAAAATAGATTGAACTCCATGTATCTATAATTAGGCTGATATTTTTTCTTCCCCCTTCTATTTTATTGTTTCTGAGATTTTGGGCTAAGGTATTTTAAATACActgtatatattttgaatttcaaGTTTTTGAACAACTTTTACCTCTAACTTTTTCATTTCAGATGACAAAATTGGCAATCATCCCCTGCACTGTTTTTTTAGAGACCATATTCTTTAGGAAGCAATTCAGGTCAGTGAATCACACTTCAACCTATTGGTGTTTCTGCTTGCTCGTTGGTTATatgaataatttaaaatttgtatTGATGAGTTAATCAATACTAGCCTTCCCTTAGCATCTGAACCTTGGTGTAGGTACTATTACTTATAATATTATGGGTAGATAGAATGTGGTCTACATATGTGGAGAGTTTAGGAATTCATCCCTTGATTTGAATTAGACATTTTTCTTCTAATGTTCATGGCTTAAAGCTCTTCTCATGCATTCTTTCTTAGGACGCTTTTGATGAATTTTTTGGCATGATATTTGGTCCTTAATAAATCTCAAGCTCTCTAATGTTCTGATTTGTTTCTCTCCTCTCAGACAGATTAATCGATTTTCAGTTCTGACTATGTAAAGAGCTATCAGCCATAGAATTTCTATTTCCAATTCACTGAACttatatttatcattttttcgttttttagCATGATTTATTTGCCATATTTTTGATGCAtcttatgtttatttatttaatggatTTTCAGTTTTGATTATGTGAAGCTATCAGCAATAGAATGTCCATTTCTGTCCCTAAATTTTTGAATATTATATCATGCCTGTTTAAATTCATTTTCACTGGTTAGGACAGTTTGCATAAGGTTTAGACACGATGAAAATGAATTATTTATCTGGACTGGTTACTGATACTTCTTTCGACGTTAACAGTAGGACCATCCAGTTTTCACTTATAATCCTTCTTATGGGGGTTGGGATTGCTACAGTGACTGATCTTCAGCTCAATGCCCTGGGATCCTTCTTGTCCCTGCTTGCAGTTCTTACAACTTGTGTTGCTCAGATTGTATCCTAAACTGTTGTGAACTTTCAAGTtttccatttattttttaaaaaaacttatatGTTTGGTATCTGGGCAGAACATCTATGATAAGAAACAAGATGTTTAGCTAACAAAGTATCCCAAGTCACACATGCTCGAACTTGTTATATGAGCTATTTTTCTTAACCAGTTTATTCAGATGACAAACACTATCCAGAAGAAGTTCAAAGTTTCTTCAACGCAACTTCTGTATCAGTCTTGCCCCTATCAAGCTATGACTCTGTTCATTATTGGTCCATTTCTAGATGGGCTTTTGACCAATCAAAATGTATTCGCTTTCAATTACACCCCGCAAGTGTTGGTGAGAGAATTGAACAAAAACTAGTCTTCCGCTTCTTAATCCTTCTAAATTGTATCTGATTTCCCTGGTTTCTTTCTGAAATTAACTTTTTTATCCTGTGTTGCAGTTCTTCATTGTTTTGTCCTGCCTGATATCGGTTTCCGTAAACTTCAGTACATTTTTGGTTATTGGAAAGACGTCTCCTGTTACCTATCAGGTCCTTGGACATCTAAAAACATGTCTAGTTTTGACATTCGGCTATGTTCTACTTCGTGACCCATTTAGCTGGCGCAACATTCTGGGGATCTTAGTTGCGGTAGTTGGAATGGTACTCTATTCTTACTATTGCAATCGTGAGAGCCAGCAGAAGGCCAGTGAAGCCCCAGTGCAGCTGTCCCAGGTAATTGCAATTCTTTTCCTGACTCTCATTCATGCATTTCATGCTGCCATAGGGATATGTGGTTTTCACTTTATTCatcatttaatttgaaaaaatagccCCCACTCGAACTTATTAAGAACCCTCACTTGTGGTGGAGGAAAACCGTGGTTGCacacaaaattagaaaaaaataaaaacacacatAATGCAGTTACAGCAGTGCTTTCCATTCCCTACTCAGTGGTTATTCATCCTTTATTTTGGCTCGAgatgttaacatgtattaatttttatggtgTTGCTCACAGCCAAAAGAAGTTGAATCAGATCCGTtgttaagtgttgaaaatgGAAACGGGATTCATGGCGATGGTGGTCCAAAGTCTCCTGTGTGGAGTTCAAATAAAGACCTGCACGCATAAAAACGTAGTCTTTCATATGCCTTGAGTTGAGGTGAAATTTAGCTGACAGAGCTGATCCCGACAATGAAGATGTTGCGGGCAACTAGCAAGGGTTTTTGATGTGGTTCGTTTCGATAGTTATATGCAATTGGAGGTTACACTTTGTACTGTAGAACTAGTCTTGATAATTGAAGAATCTCCTCTCATCTCTTCTCCTCCTCCATTTTCCCATTTTTCTTTTCACATACAAGTTTtggttattattttttcttcttttttttttgtatgaatCAGAATCAAACATGGAAGATGAGATTTATACCACAATTTGGTATTGCAAAATGTATACTGTTACCTTATAGTACAAGGATATTCATTATTGTTCATTAGTGAAAtgtgtttttgttttttcaaattCTAGGGATCATCTAGCTACTACTCATTCTGTGGCTGGTTTTGGTGTTGTTGACTCACTACCTAATACAAATTATTTTTCCACACTATAAAATACTAATATTATTAGGGAAATATCCTTTTACTTTTACATGCTTAAAAAAATActcaataaaatttaaactcttaattaatttatacaatTAGGGGATATTATATTTACACTCTTAAAATTTATTTCTACACCCCATTGTTAAGAGCACCTCATTttgtttgttaaaatttacattttataattacaccAATTTATAATTCCAAAATTAGGTTTATCTATGCACTCCATGccgatttaaaatttaaaccaTCTCCATGTCTTCAAATAGTATGTTCCAATACAATAACTGTCATGTTCATAATGGTCGAGTCCTTAAACATAAGTTTTGAAAGTTGAATTTGTTCAccgatttatttatttagttttttctttttttttttcttgaaagagACCAACTTATTTAGTTTAAATTGCAGTGAACATATTATTATCATTGATTGATTTATGTGTAGAATTGTGATCACTTTTAACGTTTGTGAAGTATTGGAAGATAAAAAAGAATTGGTTGTAATGGACGATTTATTGATCATGATAGTTAagtaatagaattttttttgagTAATCATTGTGTTTCTTAACAATAAATCATGGACTTAGTTGATTATGTACAAACTTATGCAATCCTTGTAAGGATATTGCATAtcgtatatataaaaattacaattgtAACTTGTTTATGAGTTTGCTTTTTTTTCTCCCTGAAAATATGAGTAAGTTTATGGTAAGTGGGGGTGTGTGaagattttaattttgtttaattttgtttcaaaaaataatacttaaagaattttaacttgTATTTTTTAGTCATTTTGTACAAGATTAATTATGTAAgtaaatttttattgaaaaaagtgatatatttatatgtattaggGGTGTAAATATAACTTCCCTGCAATTAAATATGAGGTATTGGATCTACGTCCGTACTCGCTCCCAATATTTCATCTTTCTCTCTTGCTATTCTTCGATTATCCCACCATAGAACCATCAAGATAAGGGTTTAAACTTTATTGTTTGGTTTGCGGACTCTGCATCCCTTCCCCTTCTTTCTTGTGCATCAATGGCGGACTCTGCAGTTTCACTTGACAAGGTCAAAGGCTTCTTGTACGCCCAGTACAACGACGAGGAGAAGTGGGCCCTTAACGTGGTAGGAGAGAGGAGGCGGCTTTCTTTCTCGGCCAAGACCCAACATCGGAACTGTGGCAATGTGACTAGTATTCTTCTTTTTTCATTACTTCTTAACACAATTTTTGTCTTTTGCACACACTTAAGCCTCTTTTACAAAAGGGAAATGGAGATCCGCCGTTGCTCTTGTCAGAAACCCTCGCCGAAGGTTTAGACACGTCGCTGATCTCGTTAAGCGTTCCGAAGctcagaagaagaggaagagtaTCCAGGTTCAGTTcttactctctctttctctctctcatgAATGATTGTATTGTTGATTTTGTGTGATTGAGTATTGTTAGATCTGCAATTGTGTCCTCTTATAAAAAATTTGAGTTTCTTTTTCTTGTGTGGCTGAGAAAAAGCGGGAAAATCGAAAGCTAATAAAGCTTCCTTTGTTTTTGGCTATGGAAAAGATTATTTAATCTTTGTTAATTTAGCTTATAGGAGAATGACATCGATTCGAAATTGTTACCTAACAATTTTAGTAGTTTTGATGCTCTTTTGGCGTTTTCTTTTTGATTCTTACAGTAAGGAAAAAAACAATGGAGAAGATTTCTGTGCTCTCCTTTCTATTAGATCTGAGCTTTACattctttattattttctcGGTACCCAAACAGTGAGGAAGGATAGTCTCTGATGATGAGTAAAAGTTTCTCTGTATTTTTTGGGCGAGTTTCTTAAACTAGGAAAATCGTGAAATATAGCAGTAAATGGATGTTTGGCATTGAAAAGTACggagaaaactatgcagttttTTCAAAGAATTTGTTGTTCGAAAATTTCTTATTTCTGTAAAGTTAATTTGTTATAATGGGATATATTGTAATCTTTTTGTTATTGGTTGTTCTATATTTGCGCCATTTTTATGGCTTTGGCGCCTTACAAGGCTATAGCGCCTATTATATGGCTgacccctaattatttagggtagtttgtttaaaatttttacgGCTTCTTgtattgaaaatataataaaatgttcacacaataaaatggcaaaataaacaagttatgcactagacaaattttatttaagttaaggtatgatgtaaagaaaattttaaaatgatattttaaaaatattttcaagtgaaATAAGGTTTAAAGAGGATTAAGTTTAAACGATAATAGCTTTTAGCTATGGTTGGTTCATATTTTTAGGAATTATTAGCAAAAGGGAAAGTGGTGGAATTTAGTTTTCAgattctaatattattatttaaaattaatcaagtaaTTTAAAGAATAATAACTACGAAGATATTGTATTAAAAGGAGGTGGGAATACTAATTGTCAAATGCGAATTTATTGTATTCAGATATATTTGAGAAGTCAAATTTTATGGAATTTGGTTTGTAATCTATGTCGTATAGGAATGTATCATTATAAATGTTTTTATGGTAACTTAAAAGGATACAATTTTTGGAAGTTTTACAACTTTTCTATTGGAAATTAAAATAGGAATAATTAtgtcataataattaaattggattattttaagtaatttcaattcaatatagattgatttgattataataaagttttaccataaataaatatgtataaaaattacttttttggGATAAGTACAATAAAggaatttgtaatattttaaaatggggacattaataatgaattaatatgGTTGATTTCGTTTATTTAGGGAAAGATTATGGAATTAATGGGTCATTAATGCTTAATAATCAAGGTTATTTTGTTTCATTGTATTGAATTACACTAATCATTGATAATCAAGGTTATTGAAGTACATTATTCGGTGCTTACTTTATTATTGCGATAATTTTCAAAGTAAATTTTTGATATTCTATGGATGGGAGCATTGCAGGATTTTGTTATTACTAGATTACATATCAAAATCTTTAGGTTTTAGGGTCTTAGTAAGGGATAGTAATCCTAAGATAATGATGAAATAAAATACAAGAGTTAAGTtgctactagccaaagggtctccctttggctagttatagtattttatatggggatctatttttttcaattttttgagttttgagttttgatcggattgattattttctaaaaaaaaattttggttttttgatttgttttcaGTTTATTCATATTCGTTAGCTTTGGTGACGGCTATCACCAATGGGGAGGTGTATTTCAACAAGTTAGGAgcgttgtttgaagatgttatagttttattgtctaaatttccgggggcagttttgtcccatgtggccCGCTCTGAGAATTTAGCGGCCCATggcttggcaaagcatgctctgcggttagacgatgagctatcctggttcgaggaggttccagcgccggtggcggacgtgggcgtcgtaaattcatgagtgattttaatcactttgtcaaaaaaaaaaaaaaaaaatgaggtaTTGGAGTGTAAATATAACTTCTCTACaattaaatactattatttTCAACTTCTATCCAAAATACTCTCTCTTTCATCTTCCATCTCTCTCTgtctcttcctcttcctcttcctcgCACTAACGAGACCACCCAGACCCAGGCATCGAGACCACCAACCACTATTACCGAACCTCCTCTCATCCACCACTGAACCTCCTCATCTACCCAAATCTCACCTACCCAAAtctttctctcttcctcctcctcgacttcttatattaaagttcttaaaattaattaagactataatactttttaatttaaaatataaataatatattttatttttttttaaaatctaattatttgaatactataaactaacaataataattatttaaaaaaaagtgaaaatcaGTTTGGATGGGTTAACTCGACCAAACCGACAAAATTATTGGACAGGTTgaactttttctaattttaattgggcgggttacaACTACATATTGCAACCCGATAATTATATTGGGATGACAAAAATAGTATAGGTCGAATGTTTTCGTGAGCAGTAAGCAGTATATCTCTCCTGATTTTAGGAAAGCTTTATAACTCGACCAAACCGATCGACGTACACTTCTAATaagaattggagagtgtaattgaAATCCTTAAATTATCTCCAATTACATGGTTATTGTGTAATTACTTGGTTAAACAAACACGCCAAATCTCGTAATCACTCAATGCCAATTACATTGTGACTTTTTCCAAATGTGCCCTTAGGGTGAGTGTGTTTAGATGGAACTGTGTAATTAGTAAGTAGTATAATTACTAGGGTAGTAATTAATTACACATGagagtaattacactatattttaaaatacaatgcaTGTTTAGATGTCAAGTAGTATTACATATGAATTCTTATTTTCATATTTAGCAAATGAGTTAGTAATTACAtactttaataatattaattatctaaaaatagtaatattgtataattacatagtgta from Cannabis sativa cultivar Pink pepper isolate KNU-18-1 chromosome 2, ASM2916894v1, whole genome shotgun sequence encodes:
- the LOC133033852 gene encoding uncharacterized protein LOC133033852 isoform X1, which produces MADSAVSLDKVKGFLYAQYNDEEKWALNVVGERRRLSFSAKTQHRNCGNGNGDPPLLLSETLAEGLDTSLISLSVPKLRRRGRVSSKEKNNGEDFCALLSIRSELYILYYFLGTQTVRKDSL
- the LOC133033852 gene encoding uncharacterized protein LOC133033852 isoform X2; its protein translation is MADSAVSLDKVKGFLYAQYNDEEKWALNVVGERRRLSFSAKTQHRNCGNGNGDPPLLLSETLAEGLDTSLISLSVPKLRRRGRVSSLFIFVSFGDGYHQWGGVFQQVRSVV
- the LOC115719759 gene encoding UDP-xylose transporter 3 yields the protein MGESQKFQLGTIGALSLSVVSSVSIVICNKALISTLGFTFATTLTSWHLLVTFCSLHVALWMKLFEHKPFDARAVMGFGVLNGISIGLLNLSLGFNSVGFYQMTKLAIIPCTVFLETIFFRKQFSRTIQFSLIILLMGVGIATVTDLQLNALGSFLSLLAVLTTCVAQIMTNTIQKKFKVSSTQLLYQSCPYQAMTLFIIGPFLDGLLTNQNVFAFNYTPQVLFFIVLSCLISVSVNFSTFLVIGKTSPVTYQVLGHLKTCLVLTFGYVLLRDPFSWRNILGILVAVVGMVLYSYYCNRESQQKASEAPVQLSQPKEVESDPLLSVENGNGIHGDGGPKSPVWSSNKDLHA